The DNA segment AAGAAAGAATATTATGCCTTTTCTACATTTCCCTGTTCAATCTGGTTCTAACGATGTCTTAAGAAGAATGGCACGTGGGTATACAGTTGAACATTATATTTCTTTATACAATGAAATGATTCAAAAGGTTCCTAATATCACTTTTACCACCGATATTATTGTTGGTTTCCCGGGAGAAAGTGAAGCGGATTTTGAAAAGACCATGAGCCTTGTGGAACATTGTCAATACGATATGGCTTATACTTTCTTATATTCAGCCAGGCTGGGAACACCGGCGGCTTCTATGCCGGATTTCATTTCAAAAGAAGTTAAAAAAGAACGCTTACAACGACTAAATCAACGTTTGCGTGATATAGCGGCGGAAAAGAATAAGACTTATTTGCACAAAGTGGTAAAAGTCTTATGTGAAGGTGCTTCTAAGAAAAATAATGAAATGTATGCCGGGTATACAGAAGATAATAAATTAGTGAATTTTTCTTGTTCTTGGAATTGTCTGGATGAAATTGTGGATGTTGAGATTACAGAAACACATTCTTATACCTTGAATGGAAGAGTGTTGGAAAAATAAGGTTAGCTACTTTATAATAAAAAAGGAGAAGATTTTTTGGAGGAAAATATGAATAATATAGTGCGTTTATTTGCACTTGGAGGTCTTGATGAAGACGGCAAGAATCTCTATGTTGTAGAAAATAATAATGATATTTTTGTGATTGAGTGTGGTCTACGCTTTCCCTTGAATGGGGATAGCTTAGGTATTGAAATGATTGTTCCCGATGTAAGTTATCTGGTTGAAAATAAAGATCGAGTGAAAGGGGTTTTCTTAACCCATGGTCATGATGATGTGATGGGCGGTTTACTTTACCTTTTGAAACAAATACCGGATGCTCCTATCTATACCGCTCCTTTAACAGCTTTAATGATTGAAAGAAAACTAAAGGAAGAAGGCATAGGTAAAATCAATCTGCATCGCATTCGTCGTAATGCGAAATTCAAAGTTGGTAATACGAATATCCGTACTTTTGGAACCATGCAATCCATCGCTGATGGCTTCGGTTTAGCCATTCAAACGGCAGAAGGCTATGTGGTGTATAGCTCTGAATTTATTGTTGACTATGATACCCATATGCCAAGCTTTGTGTTCGATATTACAAATGTGACGGATTTGGCGAAAGAAGGTGTTTTAGCTCTACTTTGTGAATCCGTTGCTGCAACGCGGGAAGGAAATTCTACTCCCCACCATCGTTTAAGTAATGTCTTAGAACCAATTATTGAAGAAAGCGAAGGACGTATTTTAATTACTGTCTTTAATCAAAATCTCTACCGCATTATTGAAATCATAGAGTTAGCGAATAAATACAATCGTCGTGTATTCCTATACGATGAAGGATTGAAGGCTATTATGGCTGATATGGCTAAACTTGGTTACTATCATATTCCAGCCGGCTTAGAAGTGGTGCCATCCAAATTCCATAACGAAGAAGAAAATATGATTGTTTTAGTTGGTGGAACAGGCGATTCTATTTTTCAAAAGGTACATCGCATTGCGAATAAAGAAGATTCTGTGATTGAATTAAAGAAGAGTGATACCGTTGTGATTGCTTCTCCGGCTGTGCCTGGTACCGAACGTCTTGAAGCTTCGATGGAAAATGATTTATACAAAGAAGCCAATCGTGTTTTAACCGTTGATGCCAAACGCAACTATTCCATGCATGCTTCTATGGAAGATTTAAAGATGATGATTTATTTGATGAGTCCGAAATACTATGTACCCGTTAAGGGTGAATATCGTCAATTGATTGCGAATGCGAATATTGCTTTGGGCATGGGCTATCAAGCGGATAAGATTGTGGTTTTAGCCAATGGTCAAGTAGCAACTTTTAGAGATGGTGTTTTAGATCAGAAATACGATAGCGTAAAAGCCGGTGATGTCATGGTGGATGGAAAAGATAGCCTGGACGCTAGTGGTATGGTCTTAAAGGATCGTGATATTTTAAGTACTGATGGTGTTATTGTGGTGGGAGTTGTGATGAATCACCATAATAAAGAAATCATTGGTGGACCAGATGTCCAAAGTCGTGGTGTGATTTATTTAAAAGATGCGGATTACATTGTAAAAGAAGTGGGAAATATCCTAGAAACCACCATCAATACCATGGTGAAAGAAAAGCGTTATGATAATCTTGAAGCGCGTTCGGAAGCAAGAGAAAAGATTGCTCGTTATTTGTTGAAAGAAACAGGTAAGAGACCAATGATTTTACCAGCTATCGTTGAAATAAATATTCAAGAATAGGAGTTATTGTGGCAAGAAAATCAAAAGCTCAACAAGAAAAAGAATTTAATGAACAAATCACTAAGGTCGTTTTAGTTCTTGTATTAGTGGTTCTTTTAACTGTGTCCATTATGAAGTTAGGATTAGTTGGTCTTTATTTAAATCATTTACTAATATATCTTTTTGGGACATGGTATTGGATGACTTTACTTTTAGGTATTCTTTATTTTATCTTGTCCATTTTAATTCGTAAAGGTTCCATTCAGCCAAAACGAATCTTTCCGTTAATACTGTTGATGCTGGCGACTTCTTTACTAGCCACTTATCTAGTAACAAATGATAAGCTGATTGGTTTTTCCGTTTTCAAGCAATACCTATCACTAAGCAAGAGCTTCTTTAGTGATTTCCCATTAATGAAAGTTGGTGGTGGTCTTATTGGTTATTTCTTATATGGTGTTTTATCCACTTTATTTGCAAGATTAGGTTCTTTGTTGATATTTTTCTTACTTGTTGCGATTTCAATCTTGGTATGGACCGGAACGGATGTATACAAACGGGCTTTAAAGACCATTTATCACTTCTTTGAATTACCAGAGAAAGAAGAAGAGGAAGAAATTGAAGTTGAACCAAAAGAACCAGTTAATCTTTGGAAGATGATTGATGAACATAAGAGTGCAAAGATGAAAGATATTCGTGTGGATGAAGATCCGGAAATTACACAAGATATGGATATTTTAACGGACTACCCTAATAAAACCGGCTTTGGCATCACCATAGATGATACGGAAGAATTAGAACCGGTCTATGATGAGGTTTATGAAGAAGAAAATTTTGTTCCGGAACCAGTTCAAGAGGAAATAGAATTTGAGGATATGGCTTTAAAGAAGCCTATTGCCAATCAAAATCTGGATCATTATAAATTACCAAGTCAATCTTTATTGGACGCAATAGGGGGAAAAGATAAGAATTTTGAAAACATTCGTGCCGCGAAAGAAAAAGCGCAAGCTCTAATGGCTATTCTAAGAAACTTTGATATAGACGCACAATTATTGGATACCCATATTGGTCCGGCGGTAACGCAATTTGAAATACGTCCCGATCCAAATGTGAAGGTATCTAAGATTTTAGGTTTGGCGGATAATTTGAAGATGCAGATGGCGGCGAAAGATATTCGTATTGAAGCTCCAATTCCCGGTCGTAATGCGGTTGGGGTTGAAATTCCTAATGTGAAAAGTACAGTCGTTAAGATGAAAGAGTTACTTCGTGATCAACCAGAAGGAAATAAACCATTGATTTTTTTCTTGGGTAAGGATTTATTAGGTAATTCAGTTTATTGTAACTTAGCGAAGATGCCTCACTTGTTGATTGCCGGGGCAACGGGATCAGGAAAGTCAGTTTGTATGAATACCATTATTACTTCTTATTTATTAAGAACAAGACCGGATGAAGTGAAGCTACTTTTGATTGATCCAAAGAAGGTTGAATTTACACCATATCAAGAAATTCCCCATTTGATAGGACCGGTCATTAATGATCCAACCAAAGCTGCCAATGCTTTAAAGGTTATGGTGGAAGAAATGGATCAACGGTATAACATTTTTGCGAATTTGGGTGTTCGTAAGCTGGAAGACTACAATGCCTTAGTGAAGAAACAGAGTGGACTTCCTAATCCAGATGGAACGCCAGCCTTAAATCCTTTACCATACGTTGTTGTGATTGTGGATGAATTAGCAGATTTAATGACGGTGGCTGGTAAGGATGTGGAATCTTCCATTATGCGTATTACCCAATTAGGTCGTGCGGCCGGTATTCATATGATTGTCGCCACCCAACGTCCATCGGTAGATGTTATTACGGGAGTGATTAAAGCGAATATTCCTAGTCGTATCGCATTCTCAGTTTCTAGTGCGATTGATTCAAGGACGATTCTTGATCATCAAGGAGCAGAAAGGTTACTTGGAAATGGAGATATGTTGTATCTAGCCAATGGCTCTAATGCGATTCGTCGTGTACAAGGTATTTATGTGACGGATGAAGAAGTTCAGCGCATTACAAAAGCCTGTTCTAACCAAGCTGTACCAATGTATAACGATGCTTTCTTGCGTTTGGATATGGTTGAAAATGGTAGTGATGGTACTTTGATGAAAATGGAGGAAGATCCCTTATTCAAAGAAGTAACGGACTACGTCATTGATGCACAAAAGGCGTCTACTTCTTTATTGCAAAGAAGATTTGGAATTGGCTATAATCGAGCAGCGAGAATGATTGATGTTTTAGAAGATCATGGCATTATTGGTCCATCTCGTGGTTCTAAACCAAGAGAGGTCTTGCGTAAAAAGGAAGCTGAAACAAATCGGACTGAAACGGGAGGAATCCGTGAATAAGCGGATTTCTTTTTTCTTTTGGAAGTGTTTGGCTTGATGGTCTTTTGTCTTTTTGGTATAAAATAATTGGTTAAAACAAACTGGAAAGAGGGTTGTATGAGCGCAAGTGACGGCATTGTGATTCTAGTGATTGGGGCTTTAGTGGCTTGGAATATTCGCTATGTGATAAAAAATGGTGTGGATTCTTGCAGTGGTGATTGCAATGGTGCTTGTAAGGGACACTGTAAATGGGTTGGTGATGTAGCGAAAGCACGTCGTCACATTTCTCGTATCAATAAAATTAAAGCTTTCTTCCATTTGACCTAAGAAGGTCTTTTTTTGTGGATTTTTGATTATTTTGGTAATAAGGGAGTACAGGAGAAAAACTATGTTAAATCAATTTATGTTGATAGGTCAAATTGAAAAGATTCAGAAAAGTCCAAAAGAGGTATCGTTAAAAATTCGTGGTCGAAAAGCATTCTTGGATGAACAAGGGGAATGTAAGGAAGACCATTTTGTTATCAAGCTTTGGAAAGGAATTGAAAGAGAGTGTTTATCCATCGTTTCGGAAAATCAATTTATCGCCGCCAAAGGTCGTCTTGAAACAAATGAACATGGTGTTATTTCTTTGATAGCGGAAAAGTTAGCTTACTTTCCAATGAATTAGATATATTATGCTAGAATAGTAGCTGAGGTGAAATTATGGCATTTGATTCATTAAGTGAAAGACTAAATAAAGCATTCCGTAATCTAAGTGGTAAAGGTACGCTGAGTGATAATAATATGGAAGAAATGCTCAAGGAGGTACGTGTTGCCTTACTTGAAGCCGATGTAAACTATGGCATTGTTAAAGAATTTTTAGACACCATTCGGGAAAAAGCCCGTGGGGAAGAAGTTTTAAAGTCCGTTGAACCTGGACAACAGTTGGTTAAGATTATTCATGATGAAATCTTGGCTTTGTTGGGTAGCGAAGATGCTTTAATCCAATGGAAACCAAATGGTATCACAACAATTATGATGGTTGGTTTACAGGGTACCGGTAAAACAACTTCGATTGCGAAAGTAGCTAATCAAGTTCAATTGAAACAAAAACGAAAAGCGCTTTTAATTGCGGCGGATGTTATTCGTCCGGCAGCGATAGATCAGTTAAAGACATTAGGTCAAGAAATCAATGCCGAAGTCTTTAGCATGGGCGCAAGTGTTTCGGCTTTGGAAACAGTTGAAAAGGGTATGGTCTATGCGAAAGAAAAGGACTATGATACGGTCTTTATTGACACGGCAGGTCGTTTGCACATTGATGAAGCGTTAATGAAGGAACTGCAAGACATTAGCCAATTGGTTAAGCCGGATGAAATATTGCTGACGGTGGACGCCATGACAGGTCAAGATATTGTGAATGTGGCGAATGCTTTTAAGGAAGCTTTGTCTTTAACCGGTTTAGTTGTTACGAAATTTGATGGTGATTCCCGTGGTGGTGGTGTTCTTTCTGTTCGTAAAATCACTGGTGTACCAATTAAGTTTGTTGGTGAAGGTGAAAAGGTGGAAGACATGGATGTTTTCCATCCTGATCGTATGGCAGACCGTATTCTTGGTATGGGTGATGTGGTCAGTTTGGTTGAAAAGGCACAAGAAAAATTAGATATGGAAGAAAATGCTCGTTTGGCAGAAAAGATGATGAATGGGCAATTTACCATGGGTGATATGTTGAAACAGTTTGAACAAATTCAAAAGATGGGCCCGCTTGGTGGCATTATGAAGATGATTCCAGGTATGAACCAATACGCCGGTATGTTGGATGAGGCGAAAGCGGATAAATCCATGGTGCATATGAAAGCAATCATTCAATCTATGACACCTTATGAAAGAGCCTTTCCAGATAAGATGCGGGGTAGTATGAAGAAGCGTATTGCCCAAGGTTCTGGTCGTTCTGTTGATGAAGTGAATAAGCTAATCAATCAATTCAATAAGATGAAGAAATTGATGGACGCCATGAGTGGTTTATCGCGTAGTGGTAATTTAAACGAAGATAGTTTAGAAAAGATGTTCGATACTCGTATGGGTGGTATGAATAATGCGATGAAGAAAAAAAAGTATAAATTTTAGCTGTCAAGGTTTTAAACTTGACAGTCTTTTTTATCTTTGGTAGGATACTAGAGGATTTTAATTAGGAGGAAATTATGTCGGTTAAATTAAGATTGAAGAGAATGGGTGCTAAGAAGGCACCTCGTTACAGAATTGTGGCGGCGGATTCGCACTTTGCTCGCGATGGAAGAGATATTGAAACCATCGGTCATTACAACCCTACAGCGCAACCTAAGGAATTGGTTGTGAATGAAGAAAAAGCTCTAAAGTGGTTAAGAAATGGTGCCCAACCATCGGATAC comes from the Bulleidia sp. zg-1006 genome and includes:
- the rpsP gene encoding 30S ribosomal protein S16, which translates into the protein MSVKLRLKRMGAKKAPRYRIVAADSHFARDGRDIETIGHYNPTAQPKELVVNEEKALKWLRNGAQPSDTVRSLLSDKGIMKKFHDEKVAAKKKA
- a CDS encoding ribonuclease J, which encodes MNNIVRLFALGGLDEDGKNLYVVENNNDIFVIECGLRFPLNGDSLGIEMIVPDVSYLVENKDRVKGVFLTHGHDDVMGGLLYLLKQIPDAPIYTAPLTALMIERKLKEEGIGKINLHRIRRNAKFKVGNTNIRTFGTMQSIADGFGLAIQTAEGYVVYSSEFIVDYDTHMPSFVFDITNVTDLAKEGVLALLCESVAATREGNSTPHHRLSNVLEPIIEESEGRILITVFNQNLYRIIEIIELANKYNRRVFLYDEGLKAIMADMAKLGYYHIPAGLEVVPSKFHNEEENMIVLVGGTGDSIFQKVHRIANKEDSVIELKKSDTVVIASPAVPGTERLEASMENDLYKEANRVLTVDAKRNYSMHASMEDLKMMIYLMSPKYYVPVKGEYRQLIANANIALGMGYQADKIVVLANGQVATFRDGVLDQKYDSVKAGDVMVDGKDSLDASGMVLKDRDILSTDGVIVVGVVMNHHNKEIIGGPDVQSRGVIYLKDADYIVKEVGNILETTINTMVKEKRYDNLEARSEAREKIARYLLKETGKRPMILPAIVEINIQE
- the ffh gene encoding signal recognition particle protein, translated to MAFDSLSERLNKAFRNLSGKGTLSDNNMEEMLKEVRVALLEADVNYGIVKEFLDTIREKARGEEVLKSVEPGQQLVKIIHDEILALLGSEDALIQWKPNGITTIMMVGLQGTGKTTSIAKVANQVQLKQKRKALLIAADVIRPAAIDQLKTLGQEINAEVFSMGASVSALETVEKGMVYAKEKDYDTVFIDTAGRLHIDEALMKELQDISQLVKPDEILLTVDAMTGQDIVNVANAFKEALSLTGLVVTKFDGDSRGGGVLSVRKITGVPIKFVGEGEKVEDMDVFHPDRMADRILGMGDVVSLVEKAQEKLDMEENARLAEKMMNGQFTMGDMLKQFEQIQKMGPLGGIMKMIPGMNQYAGMLDEAKADKSMVHMKAIIQSMTPYERAFPDKMRGSMKKRIAQGSGRSVDEVNKLINQFNKMKKLMDAMSGLSRSGNLNEDSLEKMFDTRMGGMNNAMKKKKYKF
- a CDS encoding DNA translocase FtsK yields the protein MARKSKAQQEKEFNEQITKVVLVLVLVVLLTVSIMKLGLVGLYLNHLLIYLFGTWYWMTLLLGILYFILSILIRKGSIQPKRIFPLILLMLATSLLATYLVTNDKLIGFSVFKQYLSLSKSFFSDFPLMKVGGGLIGYFLYGVLSTLFARLGSLLIFFLLVAISILVWTGTDVYKRALKTIYHFFELPEKEEEEEIEVEPKEPVNLWKMIDEHKSAKMKDIRVDEDPEITQDMDILTDYPNKTGFGITIDDTEELEPVYDEVYEEENFVPEPVQEEIEFEDMALKKPIANQNLDHYKLPSQSLLDAIGGKDKNFENIRAAKEKAQALMAILRNFDIDAQLLDTHIGPAVTQFEIRPDPNVKVSKILGLADNLKMQMAAKDIRIEAPIPGRNAVGVEIPNVKSTVVKMKELLRDQPEGNKPLIFFLGKDLLGNSVYCNLAKMPHLLIAGATGSGKSVCMNTIITSYLLRTRPDEVKLLLIDPKKVEFTPYQEIPHLIGPVINDPTKAANALKVMVEEMDQRYNIFANLGVRKLEDYNALVKKQSGLPNPDGTPALNPLPYVVVIVDELADLMTVAGKDVESSIMRITQLGRAAGIHMIVATQRPSVDVITGVIKANIPSRIAFSVSSAIDSRTILDHQGAERLLGNGDMLYLANGSNAIRRVQGIYVTDEEVQRITKACSNQAVPMYNDAFLRLDMVENGSDGTLMKMEEDPLFKEVTDYVIDAQKASTSLLQRRFGIGYNRAARMIDVLEDHGIIGPSRGSKPREVLRKKEAETNRTETGGIRE